In Alkalihalobacillus sp. FSL W8-0930, a single window of DNA contains:
- a CDS encoding phosphotransferase gives MNIHLLLYNLTQDRMLFMKEKTQIFLPSFITKPFHIAETTVINDYLFNEYQLQTNVVRCLDQGPTQRVYEVELLTPVLEDDQNMVWAPPACQENRTFLAQDQQWILDLWLASQPSNVPWMRYGWRECVEDWMSHTLTEMNLKITQNRNWGKCSLYQVETETDNYYIKAAPELFKHEPFVHSQLGDYAPQILSIHKDVSMYVMKGLKGTLLGYSRQFNHWKETVRRMASVQKRYVSGDLLTQVEVPVRPLTEVLSEQSLCIAMRMLEKEIPSNEYQLISSTIPAVQATVQILLRKMPLSLDHGDLFGGNVIVEQNIPYIIDWSDSSITHPFLSVVQLFDEVMSIFSEAAAEELLCYYLDFWTEYGSESQLKEEFHTIQKLEPVFYLVVHLLYIFPAFTENVEKDRIVQEYFLQWTTHFQ, from the coding sequence GTGAATATTCACTTGTTGCTTTATAACTTGACACAAGATCGTATGCTTTTTATGAAAGAAAAAACGCAGATATTTCTTCCTTCCTTTATTACAAAACCGTTTCATATCGCTGAGACCACAGTCATCAATGACTATCTCTTTAATGAGTATCAACTACAAACAAATGTGGTCAGATGTCTTGATCAGGGTCCTACTCAAAGAGTGTACGAAGTAGAACTGCTTACTCCGGTTTTAGAAGATGATCAAAACATGGTATGGGCACCTCCCGCATGCCAAGAGAATAGAACCTTCTTGGCACAAGACCAGCAGTGGATTCTTGATCTCTGGTTAGCTAGTCAACCTTCCAACGTACCATGGATGCGATATGGATGGAGAGAGTGCGTTGAGGATTGGATGAGCCATACTTTAACGGAAATGAATCTCAAGATCACACAGAACCGGAATTGGGGGAAGTGTTCACTTTATCAGGTAGAGACGGAAACAGATAATTATTATATTAAAGCGGCCCCTGAGCTATTTAAACATGAACCGTTTGTTCATAGTCAACTAGGTGATTACGCCCCTCAAATCTTGTCTATACATAAAGATGTTTCGATGTACGTAATGAAAGGGTTAAAAGGTACGTTACTAGGATACTCAAGGCAATTTAACCATTGGAAAGAGACGGTTAGGAGGATGGCTTCTGTTCAGAAAAGATACGTATCAGGAGATCTGCTAACTCAAGTGGAAGTACCAGTTCGACCTTTGACTGAGGTATTAAGCGAACAATCTTTATGTATAGCCATGCGAATGTTAGAAAAAGAGATCCCTTCAAATGAATATCAGCTCATTTCCTCGACCATACCTGCAGTTCAGGCTACGGTACAAATACTTTTAAGGAAAATGCCACTTTCACTTGATCATGGTGATCTATTTGGAGGAAATGTCATCGTTGAGCAGAACATCCCTTATATAATCGACTGGTCTGACAGTTCCATTACGCATCCCTTTTTAAGTGTTGTTCAGCTATTCGATGAAGTGATGAGCATTTTTTCTGAGGCAGCAGCGGAGGAATTACTTTGTTATTATCTAGATTTTTGGACAGAGTATGGTTCTGAATCTCAGTTAAAAGAAGAGTTTCACACCATTCAAAAATTAGAGCCAGTTTTTTATTTAGTTGTTCATTTACTTTACATTTTTCCCGCGTTTACTGAAAACGTTGAAAAAGATCGCATCGTTCAAGAGTATTTCTTACAGTGGACAACACATTTTCAATAA
- a CDS encoding putative quinol monooxygenase, whose protein sequence is MIITHVRFQIKPEKEEGFLALMHNLVAETRKEEGNISYELMKSTEEEHTYSMIETWKDEEATKIHNASEHFTAFLKEIPEFLAGPAEAKAFAGEQLEL, encoded by the coding sequence ATGATTATTACACACGTACGTTTTCAAATTAAACCAGAAAAAGAAGAAGGCTTCTTAGCGCTCATGCACAACCTCGTAGCAGAAACTCGTAAAGAAGAAGGCAATATTTCATATGAGCTAATGAAAAGCACAGAAGAAGAGCATACCTACTCCATGATCGAAACATGGAAAGACGAAGAAGCAACGAAGATTCATAACGCGAGCGAGCATTTCACTGCGTTTTTAAAAGAAATCCCTGAATTCTTAGCTGGACCTGCTGAAGCAAAAGCATTCGCTGGAGAACAATTGGAACTATAG
- a CDS encoding DUF4038 domain-containing protein, whose translation MSSEGEITLTKPWEAGKLAVHPNQTYLVNGDQPFFWLGDTAWTLFQRLSIHHAKTYLINRKEKGFNVIQSILINVAHKEDPVSHQQIENEDVLKTIAPENDSYWKRVVELVDFAASEGLYFALLPVWGKVAKKGFLHERNVEAYADFLAETFKDKPNILWLLGGDTRGDLEPKLWNVFGQKLKASMPDMLVGYHPFGRTSSSYWFHDKEWLDINMFQSGHRRYDQPALQSWDDAYAQEPWYGEDNWQYVLHDLEKAPTKPVIDGEPSYEQIPQGLHDSSEPYWQAHHTRRYAYWSVLSGAFGHTYGHNAIFQFNGAGYKSEYGVNATWAEALHASGGSQMQYLKELMLEIQFQECEQIQSILYPEEASEPKEDKVLAFGSDQHLVVYTYSGKSFSLHKPETTMNYKVYWIDPVNGSRSYTGLYSLNDVVTFHPPPKTSDFTDWVLLLAATE comes from the coding sequence TTGAGTTCAGAGGGGGAGATTACACTGACTAAACCATGGGAAGCTGGGAAGCTCGCTGTCCATCCCAATCAAACCTATCTAGTCAATGGGGACCAACCATTTTTCTGGTTAGGGGATACTGCTTGGACGCTTTTTCAACGGTTATCCATCCATCATGCAAAAACGTACCTAATCAATCGAAAAGAAAAGGGTTTTAATGTGATTCAGTCTATTCTCATCAACGTGGCGCATAAGGAGGACCCTGTCAGTCATCAACAAATCGAGAACGAAGATGTGTTAAAAACCATTGCTCCTGAGAATGATTCATATTGGAAGCGAGTGGTGGAGCTTGTTGATTTTGCAGCTAGTGAAGGCTTGTACTTCGCGCTTTTACCTGTATGGGGAAAGGTGGCTAAAAAGGGCTTTCTACATGAACGTAATGTAGAGGCATATGCGGATTTCTTAGCTGAAACATTCAAAGATAAACCGAATATTCTCTGGTTACTAGGTGGAGATACAAGGGGAGACCTTGAACCTAAGCTTTGGAATGTATTTGGCCAAAAGCTGAAGGCAAGTATGCCGGACATGTTGGTTGGCTATCATCCCTTTGGGCGGACGTCATCCTCGTATTGGTTTCATGATAAGGAGTGGCTTGATATTAACATGTTCCAATCAGGTCATCGCAGATACGATCAACCCGCACTCCAGTCGTGGGACGACGCATATGCACAGGAGCCTTGGTACGGTGAAGATAATTGGCAGTATGTGTTGCATGACCTTGAAAAAGCTCCGACCAAGCCTGTAATTGATGGGGAGCCCTCATATGAACAAATTCCACAGGGGTTACATGATTCCTCCGAACCTTATTGGCAGGCGCATCACACACGTAGATATGCATATTGGTCTGTACTATCTGGAGCGTTTGGGCACACCTATGGACATAATGCCATCTTTCAGTTTAACGGGGCAGGGTATAAGTCAGAGTACGGGGTGAATGCGACGTGGGCTGAGGCGCTACATGCAAGTGGAGGCAGCCAAATGCAATATCTAAAAGAGTTGATGCTTGAGATTCAATTTCAAGAATGTGAACAGATTCAATCGATATTGTATCCAGAGGAAGCGTCGGAGCCAAAGGAAGATAAAGTCTTAGCCTTTGGAAGTGACCAGCATCTTGTTGTGTATACGTACAGTGGTAAAAGCTTCTCACTTCATAAACCCGAAACAACTATGAATTACAAAGTCTATTGGATTGACCCTGTGAATGGCAGCAGAAGCTATACTGGTCTCTATTCGTTAAATGATGTCGTAACGTTCCATCCACCACCAAAGACTTCCGACTTTACAGACTGGGTGTTGCTGCTTGCTGCAACTGAATAG
- a CDS encoding GNAT family N-acetyltransferase, with protein MIRTYTKHDLSFIVDSHYELYHQEFQYDETFKAFIQHKVKGFLARNLPRESIWIVEVDGENKGSIAINEVDDETAQLGLFLMDPSLRGKGYGQKLIQTAIQFCIDQHYKSIILFTNQELVSARMLYQKNGFSLIESWVDLKSNKELVEEKWRVELIPELIHK; from the coding sequence ATGATTCGCACATATACCAAGCACGATCTTTCATTTATTGTAGATTCGCATTATGAGTTGTATCATCAGGAGTTTCAGTATGATGAAACGTTTAAGGCCTTTATTCAACATAAGGTGAAAGGCTTTCTTGCGCGAAACCTCCCTCGTGAGTCCATTTGGATTGTCGAAGTAGACGGGGAAAATAAGGGCTCAATAGCTATTAATGAGGTAGATGATGAGACCGCTCAATTAGGTTTATTTTTAATGGACCCATCCTTAAGAGGGAAGGGGTACGGCCAGAAACTCATTCAAACAGCGATTCAATTTTGTATCGATCAGCACTATAAATCAATCATCCTTTTCACCAATCAGGAGCTTGTGAGTGCACGCATGCTCTATCAAAAAAATGGTTTTTCCCTTATTGAAAGTTGGGTTGACCTCAAGTCGAACAAAGAGTTAGTGGAGGAAAAGTGGAGAGTAGAATTGATTCCTGAACTGATCCATAAATAA
- a CDS encoding nitroreductase family protein, whose amino-acid sequence MQPTKSNDFNEIVLGRRSIRSYDQSVKISRDELSEIIAEASKAPSSVNLQPWRFVVIDTPEGKETLTPLAKFNKTQVETSSAVIAVFADMQSQEYLEGILTTAVEKGFMPQEVKDRQMKTVAGLLAGMSYDQLKEMNVIDASLISMQLMLVARAHGYDTNPMGGYEKGKIAEAFNMDKERYYPVMLLSIGKANEEGYSSSRLDVNQIVEWR is encoded by the coding sequence ATGCAACCAACAAAGTCAAATGACTTTAATGAAATCGTTCTAGGTCGCCGTTCCATCCGTTCGTACGACCAAAGTGTAAAAATTAGCCGAGACGAATTAAGCGAAATCATCGCTGAAGCTTCAAAGGCTCCGTCTTCTGTGAATCTTCAGCCTTGGCGTTTTGTAGTGATTGATACACCAGAAGGAAAAGAAACTCTAACTCCACTTGCAAAATTCAACAAAACTCAAGTGGAAACATCTTCAGCAGTCATTGCTGTTTTTGCAGATATGCAAAGCCAAGAGTACCTTGAAGGCATCCTTACAACAGCTGTTGAAAAAGGATTTATGCCTCAAGAAGTGAAAGACCGTCAAATGAAAACTGTTGCTGGACTACTAGCTGGGATGAGCTATGATCAGTTAAAAGAAATGAACGTCATTGATGCGAGCCTAATCTCCATGCAGCTCATGCTTGTTGCCCGCGCACACGGGTATGATACAAATCCAATGGGTGGATATGAAAAAGGCAAAATTGCCGAAGCATTTAACATGGATAAAGAACGCTACTATCCGGTAATGCTACTGTCTATCGGAAAAGCAAACGAAGAAGGCTACTCTTCTTCACGTCTAGATGTCAATCAAATTGTAGAATGGAGATAA
- a CDS encoding MarR family transcriptional regulator, whose amino-acid sequence MRDHESTQARALFRFNEINKRLMPKFERCTGISQSRLEVIHAIYEATELSQKELQQRVNIDNAAITRHLKQLEEKGMVTRRKSEEDNRVTFVKMTEEGLRRVHSYCDERTHFTEQLFRGLSEQDCLTLDQLLSQIQENIDSIEKKEK is encoded by the coding sequence TTGCGGGATCATGAATCCACTCAAGCCAGGGCACTGTTTCGATTTAACGAAATTAATAAGCGACTGATGCCAAAGTTTGAGCGTTGTACAGGGATTAGCCAGTCTCGTCTTGAAGTTATTCATGCCATTTATGAAGCAACCGAATTAAGCCAAAAAGAACTACAGCAGCGCGTTAATATTGACAATGCTGCAATCACCCGTCACCTCAAGCAGCTTGAAGAAAAGGGCATGGTCACCAGGCGTAAATCTGAAGAAGATAACCGTGTCACCTTTGTTAAGATGACAGAAGAAGGCCTGCGCCGTGTTCACTCTTATTGTGATGAACGAACTCATTTTACAGAGCAACTGTTCCGGGGGCTTTCAGAACAAGACTGCCTCACACTAGATCAGCTATTAAGCCAGATCCAAGAAAATATTGATTCAATCGAAAAAAAGGAGAAATAA
- a CDS encoding aldo/keto reductase: MEYVKLGKTGLDVSRLCLGCMGFGDSTKWIHDWVLKESDSRSVIKKALDLGINFFDTANVYSLGTSEEYVGRALKELARREEIVLATKVHGKMHDGPNGSGLSRKAIMNEIDNSLKRLETDYVDLYIIHRWDEHTPIEETMEALHDVVKLGKARYIGASAMYAWQFQKALHVAEKNGWTRFVSMQNHLNLIYREEEREMLPLCVEEGIGVTPYSPLASGRLTRDVTVSTKRSQSDQVQKSKYDGTVATDQIIVERVADLALKYGVPRSRIAIAWLLQKEAVTAPIIGATKEQHLVDAVGALEVELLPEDIAYLEECYMPHQIVGHK, from the coding sequence ATGGAGTATGTCAAACTGGGTAAGACAGGTTTAGATGTTTCTCGCTTATGTTTAGGCTGTATGGGATTTGGTGATTCTACCAAATGGATTCATGATTGGGTGCTAAAAGAATCAGATTCTCGTAGTGTGATTAAAAAAGCACTCGATTTGGGAATCAACTTTTTTGATACGGCCAATGTGTATTCGCTCGGTACAAGTGAAGAGTATGTCGGAAGAGCGTTAAAGGAACTAGCTCGTCGTGAGGAGATTGTTCTTGCAACAAAAGTTCATGGGAAGATGCACGATGGCCCAAACGGATCTGGACTGTCAAGAAAAGCCATCATGAATGAGATTGATAATAGTCTTAAACGACTAGAAACGGATTACGTTGATTTGTACATTATTCATCGGTGGGATGAGCACACACCGATTGAAGAAACCATGGAGGCGTTACACGACGTCGTGAAATTAGGAAAAGCAAGATATATCGGGGCATCTGCCATGTATGCTTGGCAATTCCAAAAGGCATTACATGTCGCGGAGAAAAATGGATGGACACGATTTGTTTCCATGCAGAATCACTTGAACCTTATTTACCGGGAGGAAGAGAGAGAAATGCTGCCGCTTTGTGTGGAAGAAGGGATAGGGGTTACTCCATATAGTCCACTTGCCTCGGGACGCTTAACCCGTGATGTAACCGTATCTACAAAGCGCTCGCAATCCGATCAAGTACAAAAGTCCAAGTACGATGGAACGGTAGCCACAGATCAAATCATCGTGGAGAGAGTGGCGGATCTTGCACTTAAATATGGGGTGCCTCGTTCTCGCATTGCCATTGCTTGGCTGCTACAGAAGGAAGCTGTTACTGCACCTATTATTGGGGCGACAAAGGAGCAGCATCTAGTGGATGCAGTCGGAGCGCTTGAGGTTGAGCTTTTACCAGAAGATATAGCTTATCTGGAAGAGTGCTATATGCCACATCAGATCGTTGGTCATAAATAA
- the modB gene encoding molybdate ABC transporter permease subunit: protein MGEEFWTPIIVSLRVVMVASILAFLLAVLFAWWLKKRTFKGKIIVETILMLPLVLPPTVIGFGLLVIFGRRSPLGQWFEAAFNQSIVFSYLAAVIAATVVAFPLIYQMLINGFEAVEDELEQAARQMGASEWKVFYHVTLPMTWRQVVSAYMLGFARALGEFGATLMFAGSIAGITRTIPTSIYIAVESGNVLLAYYWVFSIILFAFVLLAVVQRFKKIDPHSV, encoded by the coding sequence ATGGGAGAAGAGTTTTGGACCCCCATTATTGTCTCATTGAGAGTTGTCATGGTTGCCAGCATTCTCGCATTTCTTTTAGCCGTCCTTTTCGCTTGGTGGTTAAAGAAACGAACCTTTAAAGGAAAAATTATTGTAGAGACAATCCTTATGCTTCCGTTAGTTCTGCCACCAACTGTCATTGGATTTGGACTGCTTGTGATTTTTGGGAGGAGAAGCCCACTTGGTCAATGGTTTGAAGCCGCATTTAATCAGAGCATTGTCTTCTCCTATTTAGCGGCTGTTATAGCAGCTACTGTAGTGGCATTTCCGTTAATTTATCAAATGCTGATTAACGGGTTTGAGGCAGTTGAGGATGAGCTTGAGCAAGCGGCGAGACAGATGGGGGCGAGCGAATGGAAGGTATTTTATCATGTGACGCTTCCAATGACGTGGCGACAGGTTGTTTCGGCTTATATGCTGGGCTTTGCTCGAGCGCTTGGAGAGTTTGGGGCCACGTTAATGTTTGCCGGGAGTATTGCGGGAATCACACGAACCATCCCAACAAGCATTTACATTGCCGTGGAGTCTGGAAATGTACTGCTCGCCTACTATTGGGTCTTCTCCATTATTTTGTTTGCCTTTGTATTACTTGCTGTTGTTCAGAGATTTAAAAAGATCGATCCTCATTCAGTCTAG
- a CDS encoding TIGR04104 family putative zinc finger protein, translating to MPTCNHCGAQWTWWQTLKRSFTISPGMPCPKCEKEQFVTKRSKKKSGLLGFIFPLMLPIVTMLQVPVMLILFIYPSLFLLLISLYPFLIEFSNEEEFMF from the coding sequence ATGCCTACATGCAATCATTGTGGAGCACAGTGGACTTGGTGGCAGACATTAAAGCGTTCATTTACAATTAGTCCGGGTATGCCTTGTCCAAAGTGTGAGAAGGAACAATTTGTGACGAAGCGATCGAAGAAGAAAAGCGGACTATTAGGTTTTATTTTTCCTCTCATGTTACCTATTGTGACAATGCTACAAGTTCCAGTAATGCTTATTCTGTTCATCTATCCTAGCTTGTTCTTACTACTTATCAGCTTGTATCCATTCCTTATTGAATTCTCCAATGAGGAAGAATTTATGTTCTAG
- the modA gene encoding molybdate ABC transporter substrate-binding protein — MKKTMGALVLTMMLAGCGANADSPQSEEIHVMAAASLTDALEEMKPTYEEEHHVKLVINYGSSGKLREQITQGAPADLFLSASATDMNQLMENDEIEESSNLLMNRLVLIATPEVTDSLQDVQDLSNEQLKKISIGQPESVPAGRYSKQALESLSLWDEVEDRLIYGSDVRQVLTYVETGNADAGLVYETNARTSSSVELIDIIPEDTHDPIHYPIGLLKEAANKEPAVDFYDYLQTEEALNVFESYGFRRGE; from the coding sequence ATGAAGAAAACCATGGGAGCTCTAGTGCTTACGATGATGCTTGCTGGTTGTGGAGCAAATGCTGATTCCCCGCAGTCAGAAGAGATCCACGTGATGGCAGCGGCAAGTTTAACAGATGCACTTGAGGAAATGAAGCCTACATATGAAGAGGAACATCATGTAAAGCTTGTGATAAATTACGGATCTTCTGGAAAGCTCCGAGAACAAATTACACAAGGTGCTCCAGCAGATTTGTTTCTTTCTGCTTCAGCCACTGATATGAATCAATTAATGGAGAATGATGAAATCGAAGAGTCTTCTAATCTGCTGATGAACCGACTTGTCCTCATTGCTACTCCGGAGGTTACGGACTCATTACAAGACGTTCAAGATCTCTCAAATGAACAGCTAAAGAAGATCTCCATTGGACAACCTGAAAGCGTACCAGCAGGAAGATACTCAAAGCAAGCCCTAGAATCGCTCAGCCTGTGGGACGAGGTAGAAGACCGCTTGATTTACGGATCGGATGTCCGTCAGGTTCTTACTTATGTAGAAACAGGAAATGCAGATGCAGGCCTTGTGTATGAAACGAATGCACGAACATCATCAAGTGTAGAGCTTATTGACATCATACCTGAAGATACTCATGACCCTATTCACTACCCAATTGGTCTCTTAAAAGAAGCAGCGAATAAAGAGCCAGCCGTAGACTTTTATGATTACTTACAAACAGAAGAAGCACTGAATGTATTTGAATCGTATGGATTCAGAAGAGGAGAATAG
- a CDS encoding pentapeptide repeat-containing protein, translated as MKKPNISERLITGDFRQIFDDEDPYLSQMNISGSIFENETIDRVHLSNMIISKCSFQNNRFQRIDLTDVQFEHCDFSNSDLSEASIHRVTFKNCKFMGADLSDGRFGHVTFDECLLNLSQFGDSKMEKVAFQACNLTSADFFQCKLKEVKYTESKLDGVSFDRTKLKGIDLSTSQFDSLVVSLEDLKGCIVSEWQALAFARMLGLVVK; from the coding sequence ATGAAAAAACCAAACATATCAGAGCGATTGATCACGGGAGATTTCCGCCAGATCTTTGATGACGAAGATCCATATCTAAGCCAAATGAATATCTCTGGATCCATTTTTGAAAATGAAACAATAGACCGAGTTCATTTATCAAACATGATCATTTCAAAGTGTTCGTTTCAGAACAATCGCTTTCAACGAATTGATCTAACAGATGTACAGTTTGAACACTGTGATTTCTCGAATTCAGACTTAAGCGAAGCGAGTATCCACCGCGTCACATTTAAAAATTGTAAGTTCATGGGTGCGGACTTATCGGATGGGCGGTTCGGACATGTCACATTTGATGAATGCTTATTAAACCTTAGCCAATTCGGTGATTCAAAAATGGAGAAAGTGGCTTTCCAAGCGTGTAATCTGACAAGTGCTGATTTCTTCCAATGTAAACTGAAAGAGGTTAAATATACGGAAAGTAAGCTTGATGGTGTAAGCTTTGACCGTACGAAACTAAAAGGAATTGATCTAAGTACATCGCAATTCGATTCCTTAGTTGTTTCACTCGAGGACTTAAAAGGCTGCATCGTATCAGAGTGGCAGGCACTTGCCTTTGCGAGAATGCTGGGGCTGGTTGTGAAGTAG
- a CDS encoding PadR family transcriptional regulator — MEGRVIRKLFLGFIQIHILHHAKEHPVYGVWMVEELKEHGYEISSGTLYPILHSMESDGLLTREDRNVEGKIRKYYSTTKQGEDVLVEARNKAYELFKEIKE, encoded by the coding sequence ATGGAAGGACGAGTCATTCGAAAATTATTTTTAGGGTTCATCCAGATTCATATCCTTCACCACGCAAAAGAGCACCCGGTGTACGGTGTGTGGATGGTTGAAGAACTGAAGGAGCACGGATACGAGATCAGTAGTGGGACTCTCTATCCAATCTTACACAGCATGGAATCAGATGGACTCCTAACGAGAGAAGACCGCAATGTGGAGGGGAAAATTAGAAAATATTACTCCACCACAAAACAAGGGGAAGACGTACTAGTTGAAGCACGAAACAAGGCGTATGAATTATTTAAGGAAATCAAAGAGTAA
- the chrA gene encoding chromate efflux transporter yields MTYFQRLLEILVVSTKLGLTSFGGPIAHLGYFREEYVNKRKWLTDKAYADLVALCQFLPGPASSQVGIGIGVSRAGTLGGFISFIGFTMPSVLALILFVFLANQFNVMDAGFIQGLKLTAVAVVAHAIIGMAANLAPDLKRKTIVLFSLLATLLIPHVLTQVSVIVIAGFIGWVLFKGIQTTQTESFSIPLSKKVGAVCLALFFILLVGLPFLATWMSSTWVSMIDSFYRSGSLVFGGGHVVLPLLEREFVPTGLISEESFLAGYGAAQAVPGPLFTFAAYIGADIAGWTGGFIATAAIFLPAFLLIFGTLPFWSSLSQHKQMKAALLGVNAAVVGILISAFYQPIWLSAIGSTLDFALAALLFFMLAYWKLPPWTVVVAGAIGGQLLTLL; encoded by the coding sequence ATGACCTATTTTCAAAGACTACTTGAGATTTTAGTCGTGTCAACTAAACTTGGACTCACTTCATTTGGAGGGCCGATCGCGCATTTGGGGTACTTTCGAGAAGAATATGTAAACAAGCGTAAGTGGCTCACTGACAAGGCTTATGCAGACTTAGTGGCTCTCTGTCAGTTCCTCCCTGGTCCGGCAAGCAGCCAGGTTGGGATCGGGATCGGTGTGTCTCGCGCGGGGACACTTGGAGGGTTCATTTCATTCATTGGCTTCACCATGCCTTCTGTTCTTGCACTCATCCTATTCGTTTTTCTCGCTAATCAATTTAACGTTATGGACGCCGGCTTTATCCAAGGATTAAAGCTGACGGCAGTAGCGGTTGTCGCCCATGCGATCATCGGTATGGCTGCCAACCTGGCTCCTGACCTAAAGCGAAAGACAATTGTCTTGTTCTCACTTCTCGCCACATTACTTATTCCGCATGTTCTTACTCAGGTGAGTGTAATCGTGATCGCCGGTTTCATTGGATGGGTTCTATTTAAAGGCATCCAAACAACTCAAACGGAATCCTTTTCCATTCCACTTTCTAAAAAGGTTGGAGCCGTATGCTTAGCTCTCTTTTTTATTTTACTAGTTGGACTCCCTTTTCTCGCTACATGGATGTCCTCTACATGGGTTAGCATGATTGATAGCTTTTACCGTTCAGGCTCTCTCGTATTTGGAGGGGGGCATGTTGTTCTTCCATTACTTGAAAGAGAGTTTGTGCCAACCGGTCTTATAAGTGAAGAATCCTTCCTTGCAGGCTACGGCGCCGCACAGGCGGTTCCGGGTCCACTCTTTACATTTGCGGCGTACATAGGTGCGGATATTGCTGGTTGGACAGGCGGATTCATCGCAACGGCTGCCATTTTCCTACCTGCTTTTCTCTTAATCTTTGGTACACTACCATTCTGGTCGTCTCTAAGCCAACATAAACAAATGAAGGCCGCGCTACTCGGGGTAAATGCTGCAGTGGTTGGTATTTTAATATCTGCTTTTTACCAACCAATTTGGCTAAGTGCCATTGGCTCAACCTTAGACTTTGCGCTTGCAGCTCTCCTGTTCTTTATGCTTGCTTACTGGAAGCTGCCTCCTTGGACCGTTGTTGTTGCTGGAGCCATTGGTGGTCAGCTGTTGACCTTATTATAA
- a CDS encoding cation diffusion facilitator family transporter — translation MNRTSSIALLSVISNGSVLTLKFIVGIMTGSVAVISEAIHSSLDMLASIIAFVSVRISGKPADSEHPFGHGKVENISGTIETLLIFVAGIWVIYECIHKLLHPEDIQMPMLAILVMLVGATVNFIVSKVVKKEADRVQSVAMKSNAFHLLTDVYTSLGVAIGLLIVAITGWYFLDPIIGIVLAIYIMVEAVKLMKEAFPPLLDARLSKEEEEQILDIIETFDEEYIEVHDFRTRRAGAQAYIDFHLVVSSHESIETLHHLCDRMEERIVEEFHQAEILIHLEPESERKSHIE, via the coding sequence ATGAATCGAACATCTTCCATCGCGCTTTTATCTGTTATTAGTAATGGGTCCGTTCTTACTTTAAAATTTATTGTGGGTATCATGACTGGCTCTGTTGCCGTTATTTCTGAGGCGATCCACTCCTCATTGGACATGCTGGCCTCTATTATTGCGTTTGTTTCTGTAAGAATTTCTGGCAAGCCCGCTGATTCAGAGCATCCATTTGGCCATGGAAAAGTAGAGAACATTTCAGGTACGATCGAAACCTTGCTCATTTTTGTAGCAGGCATTTGGGTTATTTATGAATGTATCCATAAGCTTTTGCATCCAGAGGATATACAGATGCCAATGCTTGCGATTCTAGTGATGCTTGTTGGAGCGACTGTTAATTTCATCGTTTCAAAGGTTGTTAAAAAAGAAGCAGACCGCGTCCAATCTGTAGCCATGAAATCAAATGCGTTTCATCTTTTAACAGATGTATATACGTCACTTGGGGTAGCCATTGGTCTTTTGATCGTTGCGATTACAGGTTGGTATTTTCTAGATCCGATCATTGGAATTGTTCTAGCTATTTATATTATGGTAGAAGCTGTGAAGCTCATGAAGGAAGCCTTTCCTCCATTACTTGATGCCCGGTTGTCAAAAGAGGAAGAAGAACAGATCTTAGATATTATTGAAACGTTTGATGAGGAATATATTGAAGTGCATGATTTTCGGACAAGACGTGCCGGAGCTCAAGCGTATATTGACTTTCATCTCGTTGTGTCATCACATGAAAGCATAGAAACCTTGCATCATTTATGTGACAGAATGGAAGAACGAATTGTTGAAGAGTTTCATCAAGCAGAGATTCTCATTCACCTAGAACCGGAAAGTGAGCGCAAGAGTCATATAGAATAA